CATCGTGTTTAATTCGAAAAGCCTCACTTTTGATCTCTTTAATAAGGATAAACGATTCGGAAAAGGACAGAAGGAAAAGGGTTTGCTCTGGTTGAATACCAAGATAAAATCAAGTTATTCTTGTAAACTTTTTCGTGAACCTTTTGATGAAAATATAACCAAGTTGCTGACAAGTGACAAGAGAACAATACAAAAAGTGCACCCAAATTATTCTGTAAGGCACTAAGAATGTGATGAAAAAAGGTTACAACGTATGATCAACGAGGCTGCGACTGATTCTCAAACTTTTTAGTAGATAAGATCACCCAATGTAATCGTTGACAAAGAATAAGATCACTTTAATGAACCTATGCTGAAATGCTAAAACGTTGTGGTTCCTCCCTCTCATTAAATCCCAATTGCTCGCtacaaagaagaaaacaaacacacaaaatggAAAATTTACTTACATCTGATTTGGAGTTCTTTGATTTGATTAAACGAATCAGTTCACAGTCACACGTACACTTAAACCATTTATAGAACGGTCATACAAGGTTCAAGTTCCCTACGGGTAGAAACTCTAACGACCGTTGATTTGATTCTAGATTCTATTGGTAAAACCAAAATCACATATACACACTATTTTGTTATGTTTGCATGATTCTAGATCTAACATTTGCTTTTTGCCTCTCTTAAGTAAACTGCATTAGTTCATGgccttatatatttttgtatatgtgCAAATAatgtcttatatatatatatatttttttttaatttttttatatgtctTATTGTCTGATCCTGACGGCACTTAGTGACTACACAATAGACTAGGTACTACAGTAATTGATCCGAGTTACTTTTCGACTAATGCCAACAAATACTGGACCAGCGTGTAAAATGCATGGAACAAAGCTCAAACCCAGACTGACCAGTGACAACTTTGTAAGTTCTTTATGTAATAACTTAAAATGTGTTGTTTTATTGTGATTGTTTGCTTTGGTGAAATAGGGTTTAAAAGATGTGAAGAAAGATTGTTGTGGGAGTGCCGTTAAGGGAAGCAGTACGTGCGGATACAGATCAGGAGCGTCCTGTGATTGAGAAACTTTCACTAAAGTTTAGTTGCTCaccacaaaaagaaaacaatttacGGAAATGAAAAGATTTACGccgaaaaaaaatgaagatttgCATTTGATATGGTATTCGTTTGATCTGATTAAACTAATCAGTTCACATGATACAGTTAAACGTTTCCATTGACCAGCAGTCCCGTGAAAGACAAGAAAGtaagaaactaatatatatctCTCTATTCAATTAGTTCAAgcatatttttatacaaatctTGACTGACTAATCCAACTGTATTATATTCTATATAGTTCCCTCCCATATTATAATCACATTTTGACTATTCAAAGAggaatttttataatttaattttggcGGAAATTGTCCAGAAACGTCTAATATCatttctcttcattttttttctagCTGGCTTTGACTTACTATCACCTATATAAACACAGGCCTTGTTCTACTTAAATGGCACACacatcttatataaaaaaacatcttaaagTACCATTCATATGGCAAACAATGTGCGATTATGTTCGATATTATTACTCTTTTCGACTATAATTTCATCGATCAATTTAATAAGCTGCGAGAAAAGTTTGATAACAAACCAATCAGCATTGTTCGTGTTCGGAGACTCCGTATTCGACGTTGGAAACAATAACTACATCAACACACGCCGAACTGCTCAGGCTAATGTTTGGCCGTATGGCCAAACCACGTTCAAGTTCCCGACCGGAAGAAATTCTGACGGCCGTTTGATTCCAGATTTTATCGGTATATTCAAAAGCACATATCCATCTTATTTCCATAATTCTTCATTTAAATCTaatgatatataaaattttcagtgGAACAATTTTCAGAGCCGAACATAACGCTACGGAGCCCTATACAAAATTGAAACTTTATCTAATTTTTAGTAAaagtcaaaattttatattttattttgtagatgcttatttttaaaatgaataatcataaattttatatgataatataatttttacttaatatatttaattatttttatgttttatatagtaTACATTTTACATtatgagcttttttttttaaatttggggCCCCATGAAATTAGGGCACATTCCAATGTTTCATCCCACTAGGGTCAAATCCGGTTCCGACAATTTTTACTACAAATGCAGCGGAATACGCTTGGTTACCATTGATACCACCTTATCTACAGCCGGGAAATGGTGTCAATCAGTTTACCTACGGCGTTAATTTCGCTTCTGCCGGCGCCGGAGCTTTGGTTGAAACATATCAACCACAggtatttaattattatattttcttaacatcaTTTTCTCGTTATATACAATTTCAAAGGTACTTGTAAAAGGTATGGAGTTACTTATATCTCTACTCTATCTAAATAGTTTAAAACGTTTTCTGTCTGTATCTCTTATTAGAATGTGATACCTTTGGGAAGCCAATTAAACAACTTCAAAAATGTGGAGAAGATGTTGAAAGATAAACTAGGAGATGCAGAGACCAAGAGGATAATCTCAAGAGCTGTTTATCTCATTCAGATTGGTCCTAACGACTATTTTTATCCCTTCTCCATTAACGCCTCTCATTTTGAATCCAATAGCAAAGAAAAATTCGTGGATAATGTTATCGGTAACACCACGACTGTGATCGAggtatttatatacatataatggACTAACTATAATTCAATACAAAACTACAATTTTCAATATGGTAAGCTagtaattaatcatatttttataatgttttgtaCTATTCTTTGCAGGGAATTTATAAACTGGGAGGAAGGAAGTTTGGGCTCATGAACATGGGTCGACTCGACTGTGTTCCGGGACTGCTAACCATGGATCCAAATAGAATAGGATCATGTTTTGAACCCATCACTGAGTTGATAAAACTTCATAACCTAAGGATTCCGAATGTCTTGAGAGATCTACAGCGTCGATTGCCCGGTTTCAAATACTCGCTCTTCGACTCTTACACTGCTGGAACCGAAGCTATGGAGAATCCCACAAAATACGGTATCAAGCTTTGTGtgatattttattacaataatatctctatatatatgctGGCGAGGGGATAAATATATTGCATGTTTTCATTTTGGTAACTAGGGTTTAAGGAAGTGAAGAAGGCTTGTTGTGGAAGTGGACCGTTCAGGGGGAGCAGTACGTGTGGGTACCGAGCAGGAACGTCACGTGATTTCGAGTTATGCGAAAATGTTAGTGACTACATGTTCTTCGATGGCTCACACACGTCTGAGAAGGCTAATCAACAGACCGCTGAGTTGATGTGGGACGGTCCGTCTGATCTTGTTGGTCCCTACACTCTCAAGACCTTGTTTCAAAACTTGTAAATTAATTGAAAGATTGATCGATGAATCCAGAACATATGTGTTCCGAAGGATGATAAATTTGATGGTTGTATgataataatttgataaataaatagGATGATGATACATGAATGAAATCCTCCTTttctgacaaaaaaataaaataaatagcataTATATACTCAAACTCAAATATTACTGCACCCAAATACACAAAGCACCAAAAATAATGATACAAGCCGATTGAGATTGAGATTGACATTTGGAATTTTGGATCATTATAATTTAGGTCAACTTCGAGCACACAACAATAAAACAGACTTTAATCAACAGTAGGCGATGCTTTTATCGACCTTTATTAAGGAAATGGGCCGTTTTATTATTGGTCCAGTATGTAAAGCCCATTGTTAATTATCTCGACGTCATATTTCTGGTTTTACTATTGAGCTCAAGATATAAATCCTTAATTCAACGCATTATCTCATTAATCATTCTTGTCAAAGTGACTCAAGACGAATCTGATTCTAGAGCCATAGACCACCGTTTTTTACCTCTCTATTTCAAACAGTAGCATTTGAGAATATACATCAACAACACCGGTCAAATATTCCTATCattataattgaattttttacaTCTAAAAAGACACTTTTGGAAATTAAAATTACACTACAAAACACTTATCACTTAAGACACActttattttgtcaaaaaaactcTTATAAACCTAAACTAAAGAGAATCTCTCTACTcttcttatttcattttattatttttcttattctactttatgtatttatttacttttatctcaagttctaaaatatattaaacaaaaataattgtcataacaaactatatataaaattctctatcttttaaaattcatgttcatatatatatatatattatatatattaatgtgtaaacaAAATGTAGACGTGGACACCAAAGCGTAGAtaacataattataaattagttgtgTACATGAACATCTTAACAGAATTATAAACTAGTTGTGAACATGGACAATATTCCTTCAATTCCATTCATCATCTCGGAATCTAAATTCAACTCTAATCAAAATTACATCCATCCACATCATAACAAAGCGCAAATTCCTTAAATTAAAAATCTTTGACATGCGAGATCTATCACAAAAGGTAAACACTTCTTCGATTTTTCTCTCCGCTCGTACTCACAATATCATCTCTTTCTCATTTTGATTGAAGTTTAATTGAagataatttatcaattgagcTGAAGAAGCCAAGTGTTTGTATGAGAGATAACAGAGTCCTTGTCCACGTTTTATGGTATAATTTTAGTAACATGAGTCTGTGTCCACGTATTGTTGTATAGTTTTATGGAATCAAAACAGAGAGTTTGTCCACGTTATCTATTATAAACACATTAACATCAATCATCCACACATCATCCGTCTACAAATCACCCAACCACGCATCACTCGTCTACAAATCACCCATCCACAAGTGTCTTTTCCATTAAGGGCAAAATTATCCACAATCTGTTGTTGGCCCACAATAAAGTGTGTcacatataaaaaatgtttcttgGTGTAATAGAAAGTTAAAAAGTGTCTTTTAGTATGATCTACTCATTATAATTAGAAGTTTTGGCACTACATCGGCAAAAGCCTTAGAAATTTCTCATGTTCAGTGTCGTGGCAAATGTAGTAAGTTCACAGTTATTATAACGTATATCTTAGATCACATCAcctattttttcattttctctaacaGAACACCGTTGCATTTTCTAATTCACTTGACAAATTCAACATCAACAATACCTTTTGAAATGTACAACTTCATTTAACAATAGATGACTTCTGGTTACTTTCAAAGTCgcatgtttgtttttttctggTCAGTTTCAAGACCAGATAACATAACATTGAAAGTCGatcaactaaataaaataatacaaatgtatattttaataaatgggTCGTTAGAAGGTACCTATACTACTAGTATTATCTGTTGAATATGAGTTTGGTAGATCGAATGATAATGAAATGAACTCGGTTTTGTGGGTCTTACAAAGACGTTTTATTCACAATATGAGATAAACGAACGGGATTACAAAGAAATTAAGGAAAGAAGGAAAATGTCGGAGCTTTGTTGAAAGACTCCGACGGAAACACTAAGCAGAGCGATCGGTCGTAAACCCTAGATCTTGCCGCCAGTGTCTTAGTGTCTGTTTGCGGATCCCCTTCTCTATTCTTTATGTTGTCCTTTTATAGACTCGGTTGGTCTTCCCTTCATTCGTCCTAAAGTTAGTTCGCCCTAGAAGCCTGGCCCAAGTCTAAGCGAAGTGGGCTTTCGAGTAAAGTGAAGGCTCGTCGGGTTGACGTCGATTAAACGACTCAATCAATTAATGTGTCAAACCGATCGATCGAATGTTCTGTCCGATCGATCCGTCAGCTAAACCGGTCTTGACCGGATTGTCGATGTAAACATGCCAAATACCATTGTTTGATGGGCCTTGCGGGGAATGTTAAATTCCTCTCCAACAGTAAGCCCCCCCAGTCCTCTTACGAAGGATCGCGTTTCTTCGTATTAGGATTGCAGGAATTGGTTTTGAGAACAATGGGATTGGGCTTGCTTCGACTGGCCATTCACGGTCAATCGGTCGGTCGGTCTGCGACTTGTTACTAAATCGATCGATCAATCGTGATGTTGTGTTCCTTTTGCCTTCACGCAAAAGGTCTCCAGTTCGTTGCGACACTAAACTTGGAGCAGTATCGTTGGGCTGGTGTAAATTCATTGCAGAAAGATTTTCGATCTTGTCCGATGATTGGTCGATCGATCACCTCGTTCTTCCTTGTACATTTCGTGTCGCCCGACCGACCGAAGCAACATTGATTTTTGATCTTTGACCGGCCACTCACGATCAATCGGTCGATCAGTCTGCGACTTGTTACTAAATCGATCGATCAATCATGATGTTGTGTGACTTTTGCCTTCACGCAAAAGGTATTTAGTTCGTTGCGACACTAAACTTGGAGCAGTATCATTGGGCTGGTGTAAATTCATTGCAGAAAGATTTTCGATCTTGTCCGATGATTGGTCGATCGATCACCTCGTTCTTCCTTGTACATTTCGTGTCGCCCGACCGACCTAAGCAACATTGATTGTCGAATGTACTTGACTTCCTGAGAAATACCCTTCGTCGATCGACTTTATGAGATTCCGGGGTCGCCGTTTGTTTGGGCGTTCGGCGCGAGACCGTGAATGTTGGCTTTCGTCGCTCGAATAGTTTGATTTGACTTGGAGGTGACGACCCTAGTGGCGCGGAGAACGAAGCTCCGACGTAGGTTTAATAGGcccaataaatacattatttttcttTGCTATAAATAGGTGCTTCATCATTCATTTCTTCACTTCTTCTCAGATCTATAAGgtactttctttctctcttcctttCCTTTTGTTCCTCGCTGGAATTCTCCATTTTCCG
This region of Brassica napus cultivar Da-Ae chromosome C5, Da-Ae, whole genome shotgun sequence genomic DNA includes:
- the LOC106442266 gene encoding GDSL esterase/lipase 1-like — encoded protein: MANNVRLCSILLLFSTIISSINLISCEKSLITNQSALFVFGDSVFDVGNNNYINTRRTAQANVWPYGQTTFKFPTGRNSDGRLIPDFIAEYAWLPLIPPYLQPGNGVNQFTYGVNFASAGAGALVETYQPQNVIPLGSQLNNFKNVEKMLKDKLGDAETKRIISRAVYLIQIGPNDYFYPFSINASHFESNSKEKFVDNVIGNTTTVIEGIYKLGGRKFGLMNMGRLDCVPGLLTMDPNRIGSCFEPITELIKLHNLRIPNVLRDLQRRLPGFKYSLFDSYTAGTEAMENPTKYGFKEVKKACCGSGPFRGSSTCGYRAGTSRDFELCENVSDYMFFDGSHTSEKANQQTAELMWDGPSDLVGPYTLKTLFQNL